One window of the Rhizorhabdus dicambivorans genome contains the following:
- a CDS encoding S24 family peptidase: MADDVRTALDALIRERGEDYSAVSRLLGRNPAYIQQFIKRGTPRRLSEEDRLRLAAYFRVSEDRLGGRAGAGTPPDMSALVAVPRIDIGASAGAGGLAEIEERGRPIGFDEKWLRDLGARRTDSLSIISVAGDSMEPTLCDGDDILVDREAVAVRAGAIHVLRLDGMLMVKRIIRDGGRLLIRSDNPAYPDIADYDPALLAIIGRVLWCGRKL; the protein is encoded by the coding sequence ATGGCCGATGATGTCCGAACCGCGCTGGATGCGCTGATCCGCGAGCGCGGAGAGGATTACAGCGCTGTGTCGCGGCTGCTCGGCCGCAACCCGGCCTATATCCAGCAGTTCATCAAGCGCGGCACGCCCCGACGCCTGTCCGAGGAGGATCGGCTAAGGCTGGCCGCCTATTTCCGCGTCTCCGAGGACCGGCTCGGCGGTCGTGCGGGCGCGGGAACGCCGCCGGACATGTCCGCGCTGGTAGCGGTGCCCCGGATCGACATCGGCGCTTCGGCGGGGGCGGGCGGTCTCGCCGAGATCGAGGAGCGCGGTCGTCCCATCGGCTTTGACGAGAAATGGCTGCGCGACCTTGGCGCGCGCCGGACCGACAGCCTGTCGATCATCAGCGTCGCCGGCGATTCGATGGAGCCGACCCTATGCGATGGGGACGATATCCTGGTCGATCGCGAGGCGGTGGCGGTCAGGGCCGGTGCCATCCATGTGCTGCGGCTCGATGGCATGCTGATGGTCAAGCGCATCATCCGGGACGGCGGGCGGCTGCTGATCCGCAGCGACAACCCCGCTTATCCCGATATCGCCGACTATGATCCTGCCTTGCTGGCGATCATCGGCCGTGTCCTGTGGTGCGGCCGGAAGCTCTGA